In Panicum virgatum strain AP13 chromosome 4N, P.virgatum_v5, whole genome shotgun sequence, a single window of DNA contains:
- the LOC120669642 gene encoding probable aminotransferase ACS12, with product MRDGDDDFGAAAARAKKEQPSPSPRDRGAPRPRADGGMRIVVPLQGVVQGRGGLVLGSLIPCALFYFLQLYIKRNRPPAPAPAPGSAAAAAGNANSAASPIHRSLSRGLLTPRAALSARGAVVRAGDEDSLYYAGLRRCADDPYHPACNPDGLINLGLAENHLSLDLVGRWMEEHAGAAMLDGIAGVGEDARDLTIRGLATYQPYDGIVALKMALAGFMRQIMHESVSFDPSQMVITSGATPAMEILSFCIADPGNAFLVPSPYYPGWDRDIKWRTGVELIPVPCRSTDNFNISITALEIAYKQAKKRGVRVRGVLISNPSNPTGGIVPRETLHDLLEFAAEKNIHFISDEIFAGSTYGSDKFVSVAEVVDELEDFDKGRVHIIYGLSKDLSLAGFRVGVIYSYNENIVAAAAKIARFSSVSTPTQRLLVSMLSDQKFISEYLTVNRERLRKMYHLFVDTLKQVGIECFKSSGGFYCWADMSRYIRSYSEKGERKLWDRLLEEAKVNVTPGSSCHCIEPGWFRCCFTALSEEDIPVLVERLGRVTDSHKSNS from the exons ATGAgagacggcgacgacgacttcggcgccgccgcagcccgcgcgAAGAAGGAGCAGCCCTCGCCGTCCCCCCGCGACAGGGgggcgccgcgcccgcgcgcggaCGGCGGGATGCGCATCGTCGTGCCGCTGCAGGGGGTGGTGCAGGGCCGGGGCGGCCTGGTGCTCGGCTCCCTCATCCCCTGCGCGCTCTTCTACTTCCTCCAGCTCTACATCAAGCGCAACCGGCCCCCggcccccgcgcccgcgccgggctccgccgccgccgccgcggggaacgccaactccgccgcctccccgatCCACCGCTCCCTCTCGCGGGGCCTCCTCACCCCGCGCGCCGCGCTCTCCGCCCGCGGCGCCGTCGTGCGGGCCGGGGACGAGGACTCGCTCTACTACGCGGGGCTCCGCCGATGCGCCGACGACCCGTACCACCCGGCGTGCAACCCCGACGGCCTCATCAACCTCGGCCTCGCCGAGAACCAC CTGTCGCTGGATTTGGTGGGGCGCTGGATGGAGGAGCACGCGGGGGCGGCGATGCTGGACGGGATTGCGGGAGTCGGGGAGGACGCCAGGGACCTCACCATCCGGGGGCTCGCCACCTACCAACCGTACGACGGGATAGTTGCCTTGAAGATG GCTCTTGCTGGATTCATGAGGCAAATCATGCATGAATCAGTATCCTTTGATCCATCTCAAATGGTGATTACATCTGGTGCAACTCCTGCCATGGAAATATTGAGTTTCTGTATTGCTGATCCAGGAAATGCATTTCTTGTCCCATCGCCTTACTACCCTGG TTGGGATAGGGACATAAAATGGCGAACTGGCGTTGAGTTGATACCTGTTCCGTGCCGTAGCACTGATAACTTTAACATTAGTATCACTGCTCTCGAAATAGCTTACAAACAGGCAAAGAAGCGAGGAGTAAGGGTTCGTGGGGTTCTCATATCTAACCCTTCCAACCCAACAGGAGGCATTGTGCCACGGGAAACACTTCATGATCTTCTAGAGTTTGCTGCGGAGAAGAACATACACTTCATTTCTGATGAAATATTTGCTGGTTCAACATATGGAAGTGACAAATTTGTCAGTGTGGCAGAAGTTGTGGATGAGCTAGAAGACTTTGATAAAGGCAGGGTTCACATCATATATGGACTCTCAAAAGACCTATCTCTTGCTGGGTTTCGAGTTGGAGTGATATATTCCTACAATGAAAACATTGTGGCAGCTGCTGCTAAAATTGCTCGGTTCTCATCAGTGTCAACTCCAACACAACGCCTGCTCGTTTCCATGCTTTCAGACCAAAAGTTCATTTCAGAATACCTAACAGTTAACAGAGAGAGGCTCCGGAAAATGTACCATTTGTTTGTCGATACTTTGAAACAAGTGGGGATTGAATGCTTCAAGAGCAGCGGAGGGTTCTATTGCTGGGCAGACATGAGCAGGTACATCCGGTCTTACAGCGAGAAAGGAGAACGCAAGCTCTGGGACAGGCTGTTGGAGGAGGCAAAGGTCAATGTCACTCCAGGTTCATCATGCCATTGCATTGAGCCTGGATGGTTCAGGTGTTGTTTCACAGCATTGAGTGAGGAGGACATTCCTGTCTTGGTGGAAAGGCTCGGGAGGGTTACAGATAGCCACAAGTCAAACAGTTAA